The following are from one region of the Streptomyces tuirus genome:
- a CDS encoding ABC transporter ATP-binding protein yields MAPHTEQLTRPAVQLRGLTRSFEGRTVLDGIDLDLPAGQLTALLGHSGSGKSTLLRAIAGLDHGVTGSGQLTAPERVSVVFQDSRLLPWRRVLDNVLLGAEGKDAGRRGRAALEEVGLKGRERAWPGELSGGEAQRAALARSLVREPELLLADEPFGALDALTRIRMHGLLRELWERHRPSVLLVTHDVDEAIVLADRVLVLEKGRIGLDLTIDRAHPRSYRDPLLGEYRERLLAALGVTEDHR; encoded by the coding sequence ATGGCGCCGCACACTGAGCAGCTGACCCGTCCCGCCGTACAACTGCGCGGGCTGACCCGGTCGTTCGAGGGACGCACGGTCCTCGACGGCATCGACCTCGATCTGCCCGCCGGGCAGCTGACGGCCCTCCTCGGGCACAGCGGCTCCGGCAAGAGCACCCTGCTGCGGGCGATCGCCGGACTCGACCACGGCGTCACGGGCTCCGGGCAGCTGACCGCGCCCGAGCGGGTGTCGGTGGTCTTCCAGGACTCCCGGCTGCTGCCCTGGCGGCGGGTCCTCGACAACGTGCTGCTCGGCGCGGAGGGCAAGGACGCCGGCCGCAGGGGCCGCGCGGCCCTGGAGGAGGTGGGGCTGAAGGGCCGCGAGCGGGCCTGGCCCGGCGAGCTGTCCGGCGGGGAGGCCCAGCGCGCCGCCCTGGCCCGGTCCCTGGTCCGCGAGCCGGAACTGCTGCTGGCCGACGAGCCGTTCGGGGCGCTGGACGCGCTCACCCGGATCCGGATGCACGGTCTGCTGAGGGAGCTGTGGGAGCGGCACCGGCCGTCGGTGCTGCTGGTCACCCATGACGTGGACGAGGCGATCGTGCTCGCCGACCGGGTGCTCGTCCTGGAGAAGGGCCGGATCGGCCTCGACCTCACCATCGACCGCGCGCACCCGCGGTCGTACCGCGACCCCCTGCTCGGCGAGTACCGGGAGCGGCTGCTGGCCGCGCTCGGTGTCACGGAGGACCATCGATGA
- a CDS encoding amino acid permease: MPSSTTTGTPPSTDGTSLSHGLKQRHLSMIALGGVIGAGLFVGSGAGIAAAGPSIVVAYALSGVLVMLVMRMLGEMSAAYPSSGSFSAHAERAIGPWAGFTAGWSFWVLLCTAVGLEGIGAAKIVSGWLPGTPEWAWVALFMVVFCGTNLAAVKNFGEFEFWFAALKVGAITLFLVLGVLAILGILPGTDSPGASHLTDFMPNGGEGLVIGLLASVFAYGGLETVTIAAAESENPVKGVASAVRTAMWRIALFYIGSMAVIVTLVPWDSKEVVEKGPYVAALDELGIPGAGQMMNVVVLVALLSAMNANIYGASRIAYSLVDRGQGPKGLGRVSGGVPRIAVLASSVFGFLCVLLSYWRPDDVFAWLLNMIGAVILVVWILIAVSQLRLRRRLEREAPEKLAVRMWAFPWLTWVALAGMAAVFVLMAREPDTRVQLYSTGAMILVLAAVGYAWQKARARVRS; this comes from the coding sequence ATGCCCAGCAGCACCACCACGGGGACTCCGCCCAGTACGGACGGCACCTCCCTGTCCCACGGCCTGAAGCAGCGCCACCTGTCGATGATCGCCCTCGGCGGGGTGATCGGAGCCGGTCTGTTCGTCGGCTCCGGTGCCGGTATCGCCGCGGCCGGTCCGTCCATCGTGGTCGCCTACGCCCTCTCCGGTGTCCTCGTGATGCTGGTGATGCGGATGCTCGGCGAGATGTCGGCCGCGTATCCGTCGTCGGGGTCGTTCTCGGCGCACGCGGAGCGGGCGATCGGCCCCTGGGCCGGCTTCACCGCCGGCTGGTCCTTCTGGGTGCTGCTCTGCACGGCCGTCGGCCTGGAGGGCATCGGCGCAGCGAAGATCGTCAGCGGCTGGCTGCCGGGCACGCCGGAGTGGGCGTGGGTCGCGCTGTTCATGGTCGTCTTCTGCGGCACGAACCTCGCGGCCGTGAAGAACTTCGGCGAGTTCGAGTTCTGGTTCGCGGCGCTGAAGGTCGGCGCGATCACCCTGTTCCTGGTGCTCGGCGTCCTGGCGATCCTCGGGATCCTGCCCGGCACGGACTCCCCCGGCGCGAGCCACCTCACGGACTTCATGCCGAACGGCGGCGAGGGCCTGGTCATCGGCCTGCTCGCGTCGGTCTTCGCCTACGGCGGCCTGGAGACGGTCACCATCGCGGCGGCCGAGTCGGAGAACCCCGTCAAGGGCGTCGCGAGCGCGGTCCGCACCGCGATGTGGCGCATCGCGCTGTTCTACATCGGCTCGATGGCCGTCATCGTCACGCTGGTGCCGTGGGACTCCAAGGAGGTCGTGGAGAAGGGACCGTACGTCGCCGCCCTCGACGAGCTCGGCATCCCGGGCGCCGGCCAGATGATGAACGTGGTCGTCCTGGTCGCCCTGCTGTCCGCGATGAACGCCAACATCTACGGCGCCTCCCGCATCGCCTACTCCCTCGTCGACCGCGGCCAGGGCCCCAAGGGGCTGGGCCGGGTCTCGGGCGGGGTGCCGCGGATCGCCGTGCTGGCGTCCTCCGTCTTCGGGTTCCTGTGCGTGCTGCTGAGCTACTGGCGGCCCGACGACGTCTTCGCCTGGCTGCTGAACATGATCGGCGCGGTCATCCTGGTCGTCTGGATCCTCATCGCCGTCTCGCAGCTGCGCCTGCGCCGCCGCCTGGAGCGCGAGGCGCCCGAGAAGCTGGCCGTGCGCATGTGGGCGTTCCCGTGGCTGACGTGGGTCGCCCTGGCCGGCATGGCCGCGGTCTTCGTCCTGATGGCCCGGGAGCCGGACACGCGGGTGCAGCTGTACTCGACGGGCGCGATGATCCTGGTCCTGGCGGCCGTGGGCTATGCCTGGCAGAAGGCACGCGCCAGGGTCCGGAGCTGA
- a CDS encoding ABC transporter permease → MTAVTTTTHTTSTSPSAPLAPLAEEETRQVRRRRRLAPGKRLPATRLVGPAAVLALWSAASAAGLLDPGAIPAPWTVLETGSRLWSAGTLPDDILTSLQRAATGFSIGLVVGVLLALASGLTRTGEALIDGTVNLNRAIPTLGLIPLFILWLGIGETFKIAIIAIVVYIPIYLNTHAALSGIDSRFVELAEVQGLSKLRFIRQVVIPGALPGFFVGLRLGVTGSWLGLVVLEQINATSGLGYMMFQAQNYGQTDVILVGLVVYGIFGLISDSAVRIVERRVLSWRRTLSS, encoded by the coding sequence GTGACCGCCGTGACCACGACCACGCACACGACGAGCACGAGCCCGTCCGCACCGCTCGCTCCCCTCGCCGAGGAGGAGACGCGCCAGGTGCGCAGGCGCCGGCGGCTGGCTCCCGGCAAACGGCTGCCCGCCACCCGGCTCGTGGGGCCGGCCGCGGTCCTCGCGCTGTGGAGCGCCGCCTCCGCCGCCGGGCTGCTCGACCCGGGCGCGATCCCGGCTCCCTGGACGGTGCTGGAGACGGGCAGCCGGCTGTGGAGCGCCGGCACGCTGCCGGACGACATCCTGACCTCGCTCCAGCGCGCGGCCACCGGCTTCTCGATCGGCCTGGTCGTGGGGGTCCTGCTCGCGCTGGCCTCCGGGCTGACCCGGACCGGGGAAGCGCTGATCGACGGGACGGTCAATCTCAACCGGGCGATCCCCACCCTGGGTCTGATCCCGCTGTTCATCCTCTGGCTGGGCATCGGCGAGACCTTCAAGATCGCCATCATCGCGATCGTCGTCTACATCCCGATCTACCTCAACACGCACGCCGCGCTGTCCGGCATCGACAGCCGCTTCGTCGAACTCGCCGAGGTGCAGGGCCTGTCGAAGCTCCGGTTCATCCGGCAGGTCGTGATCCCCGGCGCTCTGCCCGGCTTCTTCGTCGGCCTGCGGCTCGGGGTCACCGGCTCCTGGCTGGGTCTGGTGGTGCTGGAGCAGATCAACGCCACCAGCGGCCTCGGCTACATGATGTTCCAGGCGCAGAACTACGGCCAGACGGACGTCATCCTCGTCGGCCTGGTCGTCTACGGCATCTTCGGCCTCATCTCCGACAGCGCGGTCCGTATCGTCGAACGGAGGGTGCTGTCATGGCGCCGCACACTGAGCAGCTGA
- a CDS encoding LLM class flavin-dependent oxidoreductase: MTHRQLHLNAFLMNTGHHEASWRLPESDPYASVDLAHYVRLARIAERGTFDSLFLADGPQLWSSVGQRPAGALEPITLLTALATATEHIGLIATASTSYNSPYNLARKFATLDHLSGGRAGWNIVTTAGAEAARNFGLDAEPAHAERYARAAEFLDVALKLWDSWEDDAIVADKAAGVWGDDAKIHPPRHQGRFFSVEGALNVPRSPQGYPLLVQAGSSEDGKRFAARYAEAVFTAQQTIEDARAFYADLKARTVAAGRDADHVKVLPGIVPVIGSTEAEALAKERVLEDHIVHAHGVRHLERLLHLEPGTLDLDGQLPSDLPPESAIEGAKSRYTLIVELARRERLTVRQLIGRLGGGRGHLTFAGTPEQVADTIELWFESGAADGFNIMPAVLPSGLETFVDHVVPILRARGLLRTGYGDAGRTLRERYGLPRPANQHVAAPALV, encoded by the coding sequence ATGACCCACAGACAGCTGCACCTCAACGCGTTCCTGATGAACACCGGCCACCACGAGGCGTCGTGGCGGCTGCCGGAGAGCGACCCGTACGCGAGTGTCGACCTGGCCCACTACGTACGGCTCGCCCGGATCGCCGAGCGCGGCACGTTCGACTCGCTGTTCCTCGCCGACGGCCCGCAGCTGTGGAGCAGCGTGGGCCAGCGGCCCGCCGGGGCGCTGGAGCCGATCACGCTGCTGACCGCGCTGGCGACGGCGACCGAGCACATCGGCCTGATCGCCACGGCCTCCACCTCGTACAACTCGCCGTACAACCTGGCCCGCAAGTTCGCCACGCTGGACCACCTCAGCGGCGGCCGGGCGGGCTGGAACATCGTCACCACCGCCGGCGCCGAGGCCGCCCGGAACTTCGGTCTGGACGCCGAACCGGCACACGCCGAGCGGTACGCGCGGGCCGCCGAGTTCCTCGACGTCGCGCTGAAGCTGTGGGACAGCTGGGAGGACGACGCGATCGTCGCCGACAAGGCGGCGGGGGTGTGGGGCGACGACGCGAAGATCCACCCGCCCCGGCACCAGGGGCGCTTCTTCAGCGTGGAAGGGGCGCTCAACGTGCCCCGCTCGCCCCAGGGTTACCCGCTGCTCGTGCAGGCCGGCTCCTCCGAGGACGGCAAGCGGTTCGCCGCGCGCTACGCGGAGGCCGTGTTCACCGCCCAGCAGACCATCGAGGACGCGCGGGCCTTCTACGCCGACCTCAAGGCCCGGACGGTCGCGGCCGGCCGGGACGCCGACCACGTCAAGGTGCTGCCGGGCATCGTCCCGGTGATCGGCTCCACGGAGGCCGAGGCGCTGGCGAAGGAGCGGGTCCTGGAGGACCACATCGTGCACGCGCACGGAGTGCGCCATCTGGAGCGGCTGCTGCACCTGGAGCCCGGCACCCTCGACCTGGACGGTCAGCTCCCCTCCGACCTGCCGCCGGAGAGCGCCATCGAGGGCGCCAAGAGCCGCTACACGCTCATCGTCGAGCTGGCCCGGCGCGAGCGGCTCACCGTCCGGCAGCTGATCGGGCGGCTGGGCGGCGGGCGCGGGCACCTCACCTTCGCCGGCACGCCCGAGCAGGTCGCCGACACCATCGAGCTCTGGTTCGAGTCGGGCGCCGCGGACGGCTTCAACATCATGCCCGCCGTACTGCCGTCCGGCCTGGAGACCTTCGTCGACCACGTCGTCCCCATCCTGCGCGCCCGCGGGCTGCTGCGCACCGGGTACGGCGACGCCGGCCGCACCCTGCGGGAGCGCTACGGCCTCCCCCGCCCCGCCAACCAGCACGTCGCCGCCCCGGCTCTCGTCTGA
- a CDS encoding TauD/TfdA dioxygenase family protein produces MTIEIHKVTANIGARVEGVDLTRPLGQETSAALREALNAHKALVFDAEGLDDAGQQAFVRHFGDITTAHPTVSAVDGAPNVLPVDSEGGRAANHWHTDVTFVLNPPQATSLRSVTVPPYGGETLIASSAAAYRNLPESLRSLADTLWAEHTNDYDYAVPEEDVDEEQAARRAQFTSIKYRTVHPVVRVHPLTGERGLFIGGFAQRIVGLSPGESRKILDLLQAYVTRPENILRHRWSPNQLVLFDNRITQHYAVDNYDGRPRRLHRVTVAGDIPVGVEGKESYVIEGDASHYSPVAA; encoded by the coding sequence ATGACCATCGAGATCCACAAGGTCACCGCGAACATCGGCGCCCGTGTCGAGGGCGTCGACCTCACCCGGCCCCTCGGCCAGGAGACCTCCGCCGCCCTGCGCGAGGCGCTCAACGCCCACAAGGCCCTGGTCTTCGACGCGGAAGGCCTGGACGACGCCGGCCAGCAGGCCTTCGTCCGCCACTTCGGTGACATCACCACCGCCCATCCGACGGTGTCCGCCGTCGACGGCGCCCCGAACGTGCTGCCCGTCGACAGCGAGGGCGGACGGGCCGCCAACCACTGGCACACCGACGTCACCTTCGTGCTGAACCCGCCGCAGGCCACCAGTCTGCGCAGCGTCACCGTGCCGCCCTACGGCGGCGAGACGCTGATCGCCAGCTCGGCCGCCGCCTACCGCAACCTGCCGGAGTCGCTGCGGAGCCTCGCCGACACCCTGTGGGCCGAGCACACCAACGACTACGACTACGCCGTCCCCGAGGAGGACGTCGACGAGGAGCAGGCCGCCCGGCGCGCCCAGTTCACCTCGATCAAGTACCGCACGGTCCACCCCGTGGTGCGCGTCCACCCGCTGACCGGCGAGCGCGGGCTGTTCATCGGCGGCTTCGCCCAGCGGATCGTGGGGCTCTCGCCCGGCGAGTCCCGCAAGATCCTCGACCTGCTCCAGGCGTACGTCACCCGGCCGGAGAACATCCTGCGCCACCGTTGGTCGCCGAACCAGCTCGTCCTGTTCGACAACCGCATCACCCAGCACTACGCCGTCGACAACTACGACGGGCGGCCCCGGCGCCTGCACCGGGTGACCGTGGCCGGGGACATCCCCGTGGGGGTCGAGGGGAAGGAGAGCTACGTCATCGAGGGCGACGCCTCGCACTACTCACCGGTCGCCGCCTAG